A region of the Thermoanaerobaculum aquaticum genome:
TCAAACTTCTGCTTGGCCATTGTCCTTGCCTCCTTTTTTGTTTCCCTTCCTCATCCTCGGCGGCTTTTTAGCCAGCCATCTTGCTCCCGAACGTCAATGGAGCCCACGACCAGACTTGAACTGGTGACCCCGTCCTTACCAAGGACGTGCTCTACCGCCTGAGCTACGTGGGCCCAACCGCTCGTTGCCCTCACAATGGAGCGGGAGACGGGATTCGAACCCGCGACCAACAGCTTGGAAGGCTGTGACTCTACCCCTGAGTTACTCCCGCCAGAAAATGGTGCAGGCGGATGGATTCGAACCACCGTAGGGCTTAGCCCGGCAGATTTACAGTCTGCTGCCTTTGACCGCTCGGCCACGCCTGCACCTACCAAAGTCCCAAACCTTCCCCGCGGGATGCGACCGCAAACACTGGAGCTGGCGAGGGGACTCGAACCCGTAACCTGCGGATTACAAATCCGCTGCTCTACCAGTTGAGCTACGCCAGCGCTTGCGCTCACGCCTCCGCCTCCGACACTACCAAAGATCTCCCGCGGTGCACACCTACACCGACAGGGACGAAGACTTTACCACCGGGCTTGGGAAAAATCAAGAGCCTAGAGCTGGGGTGCGGTCCGAACTTCCGCCGGGAGCTGGCTCTGGCAGCGTCGCCGCCGTGGATCGACAAACCTTTGGGTTTTTCGCCAGGTCATGTCTCGCCCCAGCGGCGGCGCCACTCCCAAGCCAGGATGCCGCAGGCGACGGCCAGGTTGAGGGACTCCACCTCCCGGGCAATGGGAATGGCCACCACGCCGTCCAAAAAGCGCTGGGTTTTGGCCCGCAGGCCTTCCTCCCCGCCCAAGCACAGGAGCAACCGGTCCGGCAACTCCACCCGGTGCACGGGCTCACCCCGGGCATCGGCCCCCAGCACCGTAAACCCGGCCTCCTGAGCCTGCCGCGCGAAATCGCCCAGCGCCCCCACCCGCGCCACCCGAACAAGCGGCAAGGTGCCGGCAGCAACTTTGGCCGCCGCCCCACCCAACGGCGGTGGGTGGGGACCGGCCACCACCACCCCGCCCAGGGAGAAAGCCGCTGCCACCCGAATCACCGCCCCCAGGTTGTGGGGGTCTTGCACCCCATCCAGCCCCAAGAGGCAAACGGGAGAGGCGGTCGCCAGCAAGGCTTCGGCGTCAGCGAGCGGCGCCGGCGCCAGGCGGGCCGCAAAACCGTTGTGCGCCGCCCCTTCGGCCACCCTGTCCAGCTCCCGGCGCGGTACCACCGCAAACCGCACCCCGGCCTGGCGCGCCAGCTCCAAAACCGTGCGCGCGCGGCTGCCACCCACCCCCTCTCCCAGCCACACCACCTCCACCCGCGCCGGCTCCCGCTCCAAAGCCGCCGCCACCGCGTGGAAGCCCACAACCCAGTTAGTCCCCGACAAGCAACACCACCGCTAGTGCGGCAACCCCCTCCCCCCGACCCACAAAACCCAGGTGTTCGGTGGTGGTTGCCTTGATGTTCACCGCAGCCGGCAAAACGCCGAGAATGCCGGCAAGGTTTTCGCGCATGGCCTCCCTAAACGGGGCCAGCCGTGGCTCCTCCGCCAGCACGGTAACGTCACAGTTGGCCACCGAAAGCCCCGCCTCCCGGGCTCTGGCCACCGCAAACTCCAAGAACACCCGGGAAGGGCCTCCCGCCCACTGGGGATCCGAGGGGGGGAAGTGCTGGCCAATGTCACCGCCGCCGCAGGCCCCCAACACGGCGTCGGTGACGGCGTGGAGGACCACATCGGCATCGGAATGCCCGGCCAAACCCTTCCCGTGGGGAATGGTGACACCAGCCAAAATCAACGGCCGCCCCTCCACCAGCGGGTGCACGTCAAAACCCTGCCCCACCCGCATGGCAGGCGGGAAAACCCCCCGCAAAAACGCCAGATCTTGGGGCTGCGTAACCTTGAGGTTTCTGGGGTCCCCGGGCACCGCCTTTACCCCCACACCGAGGCTTTCCAGCAGGGAAGCCTCGTCGGTCCACAGGGACGGCCCCGTCTGCTGCCAGGCTTTTCGCAACAAACCCACGCGGAAGACCTGAGGGGTGAGGGAACGCACCAGCCGCTCCCGGGGGAGGGTCCGGAGCACACGCCCGTGGGGGTCCACTTCCTTGACGGTATCGGCCACCGGCGCCGCCAGCACCGCCGCCCCTGTCTCTTCGGCTGCGGCCACCACCTGCCGCAGGTCCTCAGCTGGAACAAAGGGCCTGGCCCCGTCGTGAATGGCCACCAGCGCCTCGTCCCCCAGTGGCAACGCCTCCACGCCAGCCCGCACCGAGTCCTGGCGGTGCTCCCCTCCCGGCACAAATGCGCTTACGCCCAACTCCCGAAGCTCCGCGGCCCTGGCCTCCAGCTCCTCGCCCCGCACCACCACCACCAGCGGCGCCTGGGGAAAAACCGCGCGCAGACACCCCACCGCCCGTTGCAGGATGGTTCGGCCCCCCAAACGCACGCTGAGCTTATCTGAACCGAAGCGGCGGGAAGACCCCGCCGCCACCACCACAAGCCCAAGGGAAGGGCTCACGTTCGTTTTCGCCGAAGTACTCACACTTCGAGGATTTCCTTTTCCTTGGCTTCGAGGATCTTGTTGATGGCCTCAATGTGCTCGTCGGTGAGCTTTTGCACCTCGTCCATGCCCCGACGCATGTCGTCTTCGGA
Encoded here:
- a CDS encoding TrmH family RNA methyltransferase, whose protein sequence is MSGTNWVVGFHAVAAALEREPARVEVVWLGEGVGGSRARTVLELARQAGVRFAVVPRRELDRVAEGAAHNGFAARLAPAPLADAEALLATASPVCLLGLDGVQDPHNLGAVIRVAAAFSLGGVVVAGPHPPPLGGAAAKVAAGTLPLVRVARVGALGDFARQAQEAGFTVLGADARGEPVHRVELPDRLLLCLGGEEGLRAKTQRFLDGVVAIPIAREVESLNLAVACGILAWEWRRRWGET
- a CDS encoding bifunctional 2-C-methyl-D-erythritol 4-phosphate cytidylyltransferase/2-C-methyl-D-erythritol 2,4-cyclodiphosphate synthase, which gives rise to MSPSLGLVVVAAGSSRRFGSDKLSVRLGGRTILQRAVGCLRAVFPQAPLVVVVRGEELEARAAELRELGVSAFVPGGEHRQDSVRAGVEALPLGDEALVAIHDGARPFVPAEDLRQVVAAAEETGAAVLAAPVADTVKEVDPHGRVLRTLPRERLVRSLTPQVFRVGLLRKAWQQTGPSLWTDEASLLESLGVGVKAVPGDPRNLKVTQPQDLAFLRGVFPPAMRVGQGFDVHPLVEGRPLILAGVTIPHGKGLAGHSDADVVLHAVTDAVLGACGGGDIGQHFPPSDPQWAGGPSRVFLEFAVARAREAGLSVANCDVTVLAEEPRLAPFREAMRENLAGILGVLPAAVNIKATTTEHLGFVGRGEGVAALAVVLLVGD